A single Gemmatimonadota bacterium DNA region contains:
- a CDS encoding CRTAC1 family protein, whose product MIRIIGILFLLLGSSSVAAEQFVEVAEASGISFVHRTGARGNWHYLETMGSGCAVFDADGDGDLDLYFVNGEHGQTGGENALYRNDGVFRFSAVPGAPGVGYGMGCTIGDYDNDGDLDLYTTGYDANVLYQNDGRGGFAEKKAGVDGGGWSAGATFFDADGDGDLDLYVVRYLTYDVKTEPNCERVGVRTYCDPGYFEGAPDLLYHNEGNGLFTDVSFEAGVADSSGKGLGVVSLDYDGDGDTDLYVANDTTPNFLYRNVGGRFEEVGIEAGVAFNAQGRTQAGMGVDVGDVDGDGRSDIFVTNFSYETNAIYQRAGGGFFMEGSVSTGIAGVSLLPLGFGTHFFDYDNDGDLDLFVANGHIFPNVQAFSRAESYLQADQIFRNVDGRFEVVNAGVEMPGVSRGSAIGDLDEDGDLDLVVLHSGQRARVFRNEFENSGRWIIVKLVGGMQETRQGFSNRDGIGTVVHVSAGGKIQVREVRSQSSYLSASDLRLHFGLGNARRVDRIEVRWVSGRVQVLEDVGVDRVVVVEEN is encoded by the coding sequence GTGATTAGAATTATCGGCATTCTTTTTTTGCTTTTAGGTTCGAGTTCTGTTGCTGCAGAGCAATTTGTGGAGGTTGCAGAAGCGTCTGGTATATCGTTTGTGCATCGGACTGGCGCGCGGGGAAATTGGCATTATTTGGAGACTATGGGGTCGGGCTGTGCGGTATTTGATGCGGATGGGGACGGCGATCTGGATCTGTATTTTGTCAATGGAGAACACGGGCAGACGGGTGGCGAGAACGCGCTTTACCGAAACGATGGCGTGTTTCGTTTTTCTGCTGTGCCGGGTGCGCCTGGTGTTGGGTATGGGATGGGGTGTACGATCGGGGATTATGACAATGATGGCGATCTCGATCTTTATACGACGGGTTACGATGCCAATGTGCTGTATCAGAACGATGGGCGTGGTGGTTTTGCTGAAAAGAAGGCGGGTGTGGATGGCGGTGGGTGGTCTGCTGGTGCCACCTTTTTTGACGCGGATGGGGATGGCGATCTGGATCTGTATGTGGTGCGCTATTTGACGTATGATGTGAAAACCGAGCCTAATTGCGAGCGGGTGGGTGTTCGCACGTATTGCGATCCGGGCTATTTTGAGGGGGCGCCGGATTTGCTTTATCATAATGAGGGGAATGGACTATTTACAGATGTGTCTTTTGAGGCGGGTGTGGCAGATTCTTCGGGCAAAGGGCTTGGGGTGGTGAGTCTGGATTACGATGGGGATGGGGATACCGATCTCTATGTGGCGAATGATACGACGCCGAATTTTTTGTACCGCAATGTGGGGGGACGGTTTGAGGAGGTGGGTATAGAGGCGGGTGTGGCGTTTAATGCGCAGGGTCGGACGCAGGCGGGGATGGGGGTTGATGTGGGGGATGTAGATGGGGACGGACGATCAGATATTTTTGTGACGAATTTTTCCTACGAGACCAATGCAATTTATCAGCGTGCGGGGGGCGGATTTTTTATGGAGGGAAGTGTGTCAACCGGAATTGCCGGTGTGTCTTTGCTGCCTCTGGGATTTGGCACTCATTTTTTTGATTATGACAATGATGGTGATCTGGATCTGTTTGTGGCAAATGGGCATATTTTCCCAAATGTACAGGCGTTTTCCAGGGCTGAGTCCTATTTACAGGCGGATCAAATATTTCGCAATGTGGATGGGCGATTTGAGGTGGTCAATGCGGGCGTTGAGATGCCAGGGGTGAGTCGCGGGTCGGCGATTGGCGATCTGGATGAGGATGGCGATCTGGATCTGGTGGTACTGCATTCAGGACAGCGTGCGCGGGTGTTTCGCAATGAATTTGAGAACTCGGGACGCTGGATCATTGTAAAACTGGTGGGGGGTATGCAGGAGACGAGGCAGGGGTTTTCAAATAGGGATGGGATTGGTACAGTGGTGCATGTGAGCGCGGGGGGAAAGATTCAGGTGCGCGAGGTTCGGAGTCAGTCGAGCTATTTGTCGGCGAGCGATTTGCGGCTGCATTTTGGGCTGGGCAATGCGCGTCGCGTGGATCGAATTGAGGTGCGCTGGGTGAGTGGGCGCGTGCAGGTGTTGGAAGATGTTGGGGTGGATCGCGTTGTGGTTGTGGAAGAGAATTGA
- a CDS encoding tetratricopeptide repeat protein, with the protein MKRFGFWLMVWMLFVSKVEPSQVDSVLVDIIKGNYYGAMVRCEDVIAADQTAADAYRFLGWLQIVTRQGDLQEAGENLRRAIHLKIVDAGAHNDLGVVYFFQRNYSPAIEEFRQAIALKPDATMFYRNLGFVAELAGAYSDAEEAFQAVLERDPTDDLAVYGYGLALVRQARHDEALEAFQKAVHMFSDRKEAHLEIGQLMMMHGKYASAISAYKRATKIDFEDPKGHYGLAQAYQISGDSLSARHAWETFKFFDERHRHAVRDQYVLPARFDKVADLLDFGDRFVRLGHHDKAIEVYQQAVALVEDPDLPWRFSPEVPVVYLALGQSYQALGDVERARRSYDAAFALGEGGMVSDEALRHRTDMFLCADGLSRDVVEGYERIVAMDPIAYAAFYIYDQISQAQAKTGHLNKCISTYETRADQVAYSAGLLVRLGVAHAVAGDMDAARALYDQVIGGAEDPRELYLQLSVLYGRVGRKAEAEAMAAKASANIRR; encoded by the coding sequence TTGAAAAGATTTGGTTTTTGGCTAATGGTGTGGATGCTATTTGTCTCAAAGGTTGAGCCATCACAGGTGGACTCGGTGCTGGTCGATATTATCAAGGGCAATTATTACGGGGCAATGGTGCGGTGCGAGGATGTGATCGCAGCCGATCAGACAGCGGCAGATGCGTACCGATTTTTGGGATGGCTTCAAATTGTGACGCGGCAGGGCGATTTGCAAGAGGCTGGGGAGAATTTGCGGCGGGCCATTCATCTGAAAATAGTGGATGCAGGAGCGCACAACGATCTCGGGGTGGTGTATTTTTTTCAGCGCAATTACAGCCCTGCGATTGAAGAATTTAGACAGGCGATCGCGCTAAAACCCGATGCGACAATGTTTTATCGAAATCTGGGATTTGTGGCCGAATTGGCGGGGGCGTATTCCGATGCGGAAGAGGCGTTTCAGGCTGTTTTGGAGCGAGACCCGACGGACGATCTGGCGGTTTACGGATATGGTCTTGCGCTGGTCAGGCAAGCGCGTCACGACGAGGCGCTGGAGGCATTTCAAAAGGCCGTCCACATGTTTTCGGATCGCAAAGAGGCGCATTTAGAGATCGGACAACTCATGATGATGCACGGCAAGTATGCGTCTGCTATATCTGCGTACAAACGGGCGACAAAAATTGATTTTGAAGATCCCAAAGGTCATTATGGATTGGCACAGGCTTATCAGATATCGGGCGATTCACTATCGGCGCGGCACGCGTGGGAGACGTTTAAGTTTTTTGACGAGCGCCATCGGCACGCGGTTCGAGATCAGTATGTGTTGCCTGCGCGCTTTGATAAGGTAGCCGATTTGCTGGATTTCGGAGACAGGTTTGTGAGGCTGGGGCATCACGATAAGGCAATAGAGGTTTATCAGCAAGCGGTCGCTCTGGTTGAAGATCCAGATTTGCCGTGGCGGTTTAGTCCGGAGGTCCCCGTGGTGTATCTGGCTCTGGGACAGTCCTATCAGGCGTTGGGAGATGTAGAGCGAGCGCGGCGGTCTTATGATGCGGCTTTTGCGCTGGGTGAAGGAGGCATGGTATCTGACGAGGCTTTGAGACACAGGACAGATATGTTTTTGTGTGCCGATGGGTTGTCGCGCGATGTGGTGGAGGGATACGAACGGATTGTGGCTATGGATCCTATTGCCTATGCCGCGTTCTATATTTACGATCAGATTAGCCAGGCACAGGCGAAGACGGGACATTTGAATAAGTGTATCTCGACCTATGAGACGAGGGCAGATCAGGTTGCGTATTCTGCGGGATTGTTGGTGCGATTGGGTGTGGCACATGCGGTGGCGGGAGATATGGACGCGGCAAGGGCGTTGTACGATCAGGTGATTGGGGGGGCGGAAGATCCGCGCGAGTTGTATCTCCAGTTGTCGGTTCTCTACGGTCGGGTAGGGCGGAAAGCAGAGGCAGAGGCAATGGCGGCAAAAGCATCCGCAAATATACGCAGATAG